Proteins from a single region of Polyangiaceae bacterium:
- a CDS encoding 8-amino-7-oxononanoate synthase has translation MRVVRLRRVVLDDWVVEELAELAASGLLRASEGVFEGLLDAASNDYLGFARRSVSRATLFGRSAGAGASRLIFGTTEPHLQLENQLSEWVGAPAALLFSSGYAANIGVLTALGSSDTLIVSDELNHASIIDGCRLSRALVTRTPHLDLEAIEAVLKRRQARRALVVVESYYSMDGDTPDLAALRNLCDRHDAALIVDEAHALGVFGPEGAGICARDQVPADVLVGTLGKAVGVQGAFVATSENVRRLIWNRARSFVFSTAPSPVITALTVDRVKEVRSAEEDRGRLHALTTELRQALEMPAGNHGPILPVRLPEGAAARAEQHFANHGIRVRAVRPPTVPKGTDRLRLTAHSDWPDDGPSRLLAALQSI, from the coding sequence TGCGAGCCTCGGAGGGCGTTTTCGAGGGCTTGCTAGATGCTGCGTCCAACGACTATCTCGGGTTCGCGCGGCGCAGCGTTTCACGTGCAACACTGTTCGGGCGTTCTGCTGGCGCGGGGGCATCACGACTCATTTTCGGTACGACAGAGCCCCACCTTCAGCTGGAAAACCAGCTATCTGAGTGGGTCGGCGCCCCAGCGGCACTCCTGTTCAGCAGTGGCTACGCGGCGAACATCGGCGTGCTGACAGCACTCGGATCATCGGACACCCTGATCGTTTCCGACGAGCTCAACCACGCCTCTATCATCGACGGATGCCGCCTCTCACGTGCGTTGGTGACACGAACCCCGCACCTCGACCTCGAGGCGATTGAGGCGGTCCTCAAGCGACGACAGGCCCGACGCGCCCTCGTGGTAGTCGAGTCCTACTACTCGATGGACGGCGATACCCCAGACCTGGCCGCCCTGAGGAACCTCTGCGACCGACACGACGCTGCGCTCATCGTCGACGAGGCGCACGCACTTGGAGTCTTTGGCCCAGAAGGCGCTGGGATCTGCGCGCGGGACCAAGTCCCGGCCGATGTACTCGTAGGAACCCTGGGAAAGGCCGTCGGTGTTCAAGGAGCGTTCGTGGCAACGAGCGAGAATGTCCGCCGCTTGATCTGGAACCGCGCACGAAGCTTCGTGTTCAGCACTGCGCCCTCGCCGGTCATCACTGCACTGACCGTCGACCGAGTGAAAGAAGTACGAAGCGCAGAGGAGGACCGTGGCAGACTCCACGCCCTCACCACCGAGCTGCGCCAAGCCCTGGAAATGCCGGCTGGAAACCACGGCCCCATTCTACCAGTGCGCCTCCCCGAAGGAGCCGCGGCGCGCGCCGAACAGCACTTTGCGAATCACGGCATCCGAGTGCGAGCCGTGCGCCCACCAACCGTTCCAAAGGGCACCGACCGACTGCGGCTCACCGCCCACTCGGACTGGCCCGACGACGGGCCTTCGCGCCTGCTCGCTGCGCTGCAGTCGATCTAG